CGAGTGGACGGACGAGCAGCCGAAGTGATCGCGTCGGCCGCTCGGTGGCGGCTCGGGGGTCGCTAGGCGGGCGCGGTGGCGAGGACCTCGGCGGCGATGTCCGGGTAGTCGGTGACGATCGCGTCCACGCCGAACTTCGCCAACCGCGCCATGTCCTCCGGTTCGTTCACCGTCCAGACGGCGACGGGCAGCCCGGCGGCGTGGGCGTCGTCCACGAGACCGGGCGTCGTGAGCGCGTGTTCGGGGGAGAGCGCGGTCGCCCCGACGGCCAGGGCGGCTGCGAGGAAGTCGCGGGGCGGGCCCCCCGCAAGCCATCGGCTTCCGGGAACGAGCGTCTTGCGTTCGACGAGTGCGACTCGTCCGAACTCTCGCGGCGTGCAGGCGAGGACGCGCCAGTCGAAGGCCAGCAGGCGGCTGCGGGCACCGAGACCGGAACCGTGCAGGACCTCGACCACCGCAGCGACGAATCGCGAAATATCGGCATCGGGCCACGACGGGTCGGTCTTGAGCTCCACGGCCAGTTCGACCCCCGACGGTTCGACCAGCGTGCAGACCTCTGCGAGCGTCGGGATCGGCGTCCCCGGCATCGCCCGCTGCGTCCCGGCGAACGCGTCGCCGGCCCGCCGGACGCCCGCGTCGAGGGT
The nucleotide sequence above comes from Actinomadura algeriensis. Encoded proteins:
- a CDS encoding glycerophosphodiester phosphodiesterase family protein → MIRTVELHGHRGARGLLPENTLPGFAHALDLGVDAVELDVGLSADGVVVLGHDQLLSAVTLADTAPAWPGDPAFPYVGKAVRDLGLAQLKTLDAGVRRAGDAFAGTQRAMPGTPIPTLAEVCTLVEPSGVELAVELKTDPSWPDADISRFVAAVVEVLHGSGLGARSRLLAFDWRVLACTPREFGRVALVERKTLVPGSRWLAGGPPRDFLAAALAVGATALSPEHALTTPGLVDDAHAAGLPVAVWTVNEPEDMARLAKFGVDAIVTDYPDIAAEVLATAPA